One part of the Cyclobacteriaceae bacterium genome encodes these proteins:
- a CDS encoding TIGR03364 family FAD-dependent oxidoreductase codes for MSSDRVADIAIVGAGIAGLAHAYMALKKGYRVVLFERDQFAVGASVRNFGLVWPIGQEPGLGLEMALRSRQHWLDVSSQAGFWLNPNGSMHVVYHDDEVAVLEEFMDIYKDTAFQCALLTPQQVLEKSPVVNSKNLKAGLWSATEGTVYSRESIRRIPEWLVEKYGLIIKYGHAVVEVSLPHIVTARETWHVDKVFICSGADFETLYPEVYDRQLITKCKLQMMKAVPDRPVQIGPTLCAGLTLRHYSAFAKCKSLKEVDLRYDRESIMYKEHGIHVLLAQNHLGELIIGDSHHYNRTVEPFDREDVNEIILGYLSSFTKLGSLSITERWHGVYPKLQGDISLVLEPEPNVMIINGLGGAGMTLSFGLAERVMSTL; via the coding sequence ATGAGTTCAGATCGTGTTGCTGATATCGCTATTGTAGGCGCGGGCATTGCAGGCCTTGCCCATGCTTACATGGCATTGAAAAAGGGCTATCGTGTAGTGTTATTCGAGCGCGACCAGTTTGCTGTGGGTGCTTCGGTGCGCAACTTTGGCTTGGTGTGGCCTATCGGGCAGGAGCCGGGTCTTGGTTTGGAGATGGCTTTGCGCTCACGCCAGCATTGGCTGGACGTTTCATCGCAAGCCGGCTTTTGGTTAAACCCCAACGGATCAATGCATGTTGTTTACCATGATGATGAAGTGGCCGTGCTTGAAGAGTTTATGGATATATATAAAGACACAGCTTTTCAATGCGCGCTGCTTACCCCACAACAAGTATTGGAAAAATCACCGGTGGTCAACTCAAAAAATCTGAAAGCCGGGTTGTGGAGCGCAACCGAAGGAACGGTTTATTCACGTGAGTCTATTCGCAGGATCCCGGAATGGCTGGTGGAGAAATATGGACTCATTATTAAATACGGCCATGCCGTTGTGGAGGTATCGCTTCCGCATATCGTAACGGCACGCGAAACCTGGCATGTTGATAAAGTATTTATTTGCAGCGGTGCCGACTTTGAAACCTTATATCCGGAGGTTTACGACCGGCAGCTTATCACAAAATGTAAATTGCAAATGATGAAGGCTGTACCTGATCGTCCGGTGCAGATTGGCCCCACGTTATGTGCCGGGCTTACGTTACGGCACTATAGTGCTTTTGCAAAATGTAAATCCTTAAAAGAGGTTGACCTTCGGTACGATCGGGAATCCATAATGTATAAAGAGCATGGCATTCATGTGTTGCTGGCCCAAAACCACCTCGGGGAGTTGATTATTGGTGATTCGCACCATTACAACCGAACCGTTGAACCCTTCGATCGCGAAGATGTGAATGAAATAATCTTGGGCTATCTGTCATCTTTTACAAAACTTGGCAGCTTAAGCATAACCGAGCGCTGGCATGGGGTTTACCCCAAATTGCAAGGCGACATAAGCCTTGTTCTTGAACCTGAACCCAACGTAATGATTATTAACGGGCTAGGCGGTGCGGGCATGACCTTAAGCTTTGGTTTGGCCGAGCGGGTGATGAGCACACTATAA
- a CDS encoding cupin domain-containing protein, giving the protein MLTVKPGAKGRPTTSDGYEFKYLISGRCDYQINNEKITLEEGDSLYFDASVPHLPINTSGEKAVMLVVYFLMPK; this is encoded by the coding sequence TTGCTTACCGTAAAACCGGGTGCAAAAGGCAGGCCTACTACTTCCGATGGCTATGAGTTCAAATACCTGATATCCGGTCGTTGCGACTATCAGATCAATAATGAAAAAATTACGCTGGAAGAAGGTGACTCATTATATTTTGATGCCTCCGTTCCGCATTTGCCCATTAATACATCGGGCGAAAAAGCAGTTATGCTGGTGGTTTATTTCCTCATGCCGAAGTAA
- a CDS encoding helix-turn-helix transcriptional regulator: MFTRSKRFISMIDNEVVSRIAQKIRATRLEKNLTIQQLANRTKVSKGLLSKIENSRTLPSLPVFITLIQSLDISLKEFFSEMVLLNGKDYLVVKKVNTKRWSAKDAKGSITSIFFHRIFQPAPWRPYCLP, translated from the coding sequence ATGTTTACAAGGAGTAAACGATTTATTTCCATGATCGACAATGAAGTGGTATCGCGCATTGCACAGAAGATACGGGCAACACGCCTCGAGAAAAACCTGACTATTCAACAACTCGCCAACCGAACCAAGGTAAGCAAAGGGTTGCTCTCCAAAATTGAAAACTCCCGCACGCTGCCCTCACTCCCGGTGTTCATTACCTTAATTCAATCACTGGATATTTCATTGAAAGAATTTTTCAGTGAAATGGTATTGCTGAATGGAAAAGATTACCTCGTTGTCAAAAAAGTCAATACAAAACGGTGGAGCGCGAAGGACGCGAAGGGTTCGATTACCAGCATATTCTTTCACAGAATATTTCAACCTGCACCCTGGAGGCCGTATTGCTTACCGTAA